A window of Azospirillum lipoferum 4B contains these coding sequences:
- a CDS encoding biotin/lipoyl-binding protein — MSIALTPPAGPSASLRAAASAPADPRAAMRLPGLRDDLALLPAPAGQDGAPGWTIHDPVRNRYFRIGPEAFALIAHWHHANPAAIAAAVAEESLFEPTVDDVMAFYQFLAANNLTVTVDTAFLARQAAARKTGWFWWLVHNYLFFRIPLVRPDRFLSATVGLVAPFYSRAWLVLVLLTAVLAGLLVARQWDAFLHTFQHFFSPEGLALYGVTLLGTKICHELGHAYTAKRYGCRVPTMGLAFLVMWPVLYTDTTDAWRLVSRRQRLAVGAAGMLTELTIAVFATLAWSFLPDGPLRSAAYFLATVSWITTLAINLSPFMRFDGYYLLSDALDVPNLQERGFAMARWKLREWLFGLGMAPPEEMPAARRRILLVYSYVTWVYRLVLFLGIALLVYHVAIKVLGILLFVIEIGWFIARPLLHEAKVWWSLRDRFRVNLRTGLTLAWLAAAVGLTLLPVTATVSVPVVWRASGFATVYAPFPARLEETLVARGQSVVEGEPLFRLTAPDLEGKLRQAELRIDWMQEQIARLTASREQLDRVRAMEEDLAAALAERQGLLDNRERLVVRAPLSGTVRDMEDALTPGRWIGPKLPLAMVVAPGSGELVGYVGEGDFDRLSPGAGAEFHPDDPLAPRRAARVRAVDPVAVSVLDVPALASVNGGPVAVEGQAGPQPGQPHGSAGRSALAPVEAVYRITLDVEPEPGGPGAVQEGPERVTRGIVRVAGEARSIAERFWRIAASVLIRETGF, encoded by the coding sequence GTGTCCATCGCCCTCACGCCCCCCGCCGGTCCCTCTGCCAGCCTCCGCGCCGCCGCTTCCGCCCCCGCCGACCCGCGGGCCGCCATGCGGCTGCCGGGGCTGCGCGACGATCTGGCTCTGCTGCCGGCGCCGGCGGGGCAGGACGGGGCGCCGGGCTGGACCATCCACGATCCGGTGCGCAACCGCTATTTCCGCATCGGGCCGGAGGCCTTCGCGCTGATCGCGCACTGGCACCACGCCAACCCGGCCGCCATCGCCGCGGCGGTGGCGGAGGAGAGCCTGTTCGAGCCGACGGTCGACGACGTCATGGCCTTCTACCAGTTCCTGGCGGCCAACAACCTGACCGTCACCGTCGACACCGCCTTTCTGGCCCGTCAGGCGGCGGCGCGGAAGACCGGCTGGTTCTGGTGGCTGGTCCACAACTACCTGTTCTTCCGCATCCCGCTGGTGCGGCCCGACCGTTTCCTGTCGGCGACGGTGGGGCTGGTGGCGCCCTTCTACAGCCGGGCCTGGCTGGTCCTGGTGCTGCTGACCGCGGTCCTGGCCGGGCTGCTGGTGGCGCGGCAGTGGGACGCCTTCCTCCACACCTTCCAGCATTTCTTCTCGCCCGAAGGGCTGGCGCTCTACGGCGTCACGCTGCTGGGCACCAAGATCTGCCACGAACTGGGCCATGCCTACACCGCCAAGCGCTACGGCTGCCGGGTGCCGACCATGGGGCTGGCCTTCCTGGTGATGTGGCCGGTGCTCTACACCGACACCACCGACGCCTGGAGGCTGGTCTCGCGCCGGCAGCGGCTGGCGGTGGGGGCGGCCGGCATGCTGACCGAGCTGACGATCGCCGTCTTCGCCACGCTGGCCTGGAGCTTCCTGCCCGACGGGCCGCTGCGCAGCGCCGCCTATTTCCTGGCGACGGTCAGCTGGATCACCACGCTGGCGATCAACCTCAGCCCCTTCATGCGCTTCGACGGCTATTACCTGCTGTCCGACGCGCTGGACGTGCCCAACCTGCAGGAACGCGGCTTCGCCATGGCGCGCTGGAAGCTGCGGGAATGGCTGTTCGGCCTGGGCATGGCCCCGCCGGAGGAGATGCCGGCGGCGCGGCGCCGCATCCTGCTGGTCTATTCCTACGTCACCTGGGTCTACCGGCTGGTGCTGTTCCTCGGCATCGCGCTGCTGGTCTACCACGTCGCCATCAAGGTATTGGGGATCCTGTTGTTCGTCATCGAGATCGGCTGGTTCATCGCCCGGCCCCTGCTGCACGAGGCGAAGGTCTGGTGGTCCTTGCGCGACCGCTTCCGGGTCAACCTGCGCACCGGGCTGACGCTGGCCTGGCTGGCGGCGGCGGTCGGGCTGACCCTGCTGCCGGTGACCGCCACCGTGTCGGTGCCGGTGGTCTGGCGGGCATCCGGATTCGCCACCGTCTACGCCCCCTTCCCCGCCCGGCTGGAGGAGACGCTGGTCGCCCGCGGCCAGAGCGTGGTGGAGGGCGAGCCGCTGTTCCGCCTGACCGCCCCCGACCTGGAGGGCAAGCTGCGCCAGGCGGAGCTGCGCATCGACTGGATGCAGGAGCAGATCGCCCGCCTGACCGCCAGCCGCGAGCAGCTCGACCGCGTGCGGGCGATGGAGGAGGATCTGGCCGCCGCGCTCGCCGAGCGGCAGGGGCTTCTCGACAACCGCGAGCGGCTGGTGGTGCGCGCTCCCCTGTCGGGCACCGTGCGCGACATGGAGGATGCGCTGACCCCCGGCCGCTGGATCGGGCCGAAGCTGCCGCTGGCGATGGTGGTGGCGCCCGGCAGCGGCGAACTGGTCGGCTATGTCGGAGAGGGCGATTTCGACCGGCTGAGCCCGGGCGCCGGGGCGGAGTTCCACCCCGACGACCCGCTGGCTCCCCGGCGCGCGGCGCGGGTTCGCGCGGTCGATCCGGTCGCCGTCTCGGTTCTGGACGTGCCGGCGCTCGCCTCGGTCAATGGCGGCCCGGTGGCGGTGGAGGGGCAGGCCGGACCGCAACCGGGCCAGCCGCATGGCAGTGCCGGCCGTAGCGCGCTCGCCCCGGTGGAGGCGGTCTACCGCATCACCCTGGACGTCGAGCCGGAGCCCGGGGGGCCCGGTGCCGTACAGGAGGGACCGGAGCGCGTGACCCGCGGCATCGTCCGCGTGGCGGGCGAGGCCCGCAGCATCGCCGAACGCTTCTGGCGCATCGCCGCGTCGGTGCTGATCCGCGAGACGGGTTTCTGA
- a CDS encoding antitoxin MazE family protein yields the protein MPAIRQTSREKVKAHRARLRAQGLRPVQIWVPDVRSPSFVAEARRQSLAVARSPQEADDQGFVDAAGWASLDDGE from the coding sequence ATGCCTGCAATCCGCCAGACCTCGCGCGAAAAGGTGAAGGCGCACCGTGCGCGGCTTCGGGCGCAGGGGCTGCGTCCGGTGCAGATTTGGGTCCCCGACGTCCGCAGCCCGTCCTTCGTCGCCGAAGCCCGGCGCCAGTCCCTGGCCGTCGCCCGCAGCCCGCAGGAGGCCGACGACCAGGGCTTCGTCGATGCCGCGGGCTGGGCTTCGCTGGATGACGGCGAATGA
- a CDS encoding type II toxin-antitoxin system PemK/MazF family toxin, producing MKRGEIWTVAGGADHAGKPRPVVILQDDRFSGTASVTVCPFTTDPTDAPLFRRPVQPTGGNGLSQSSRIMADKIMTVPRAKVGHRIGVLEAAHLAWIGKAVLVFLGLAGGGFSEEGAESDPALAG from the coding sequence ATGAAGCGGGGCGAGATCTGGACGGTGGCCGGCGGGGCCGACCATGCGGGAAAGCCGCGGCCGGTCGTCATCCTGCAGGACGACCGCTTTTCCGGCACCGCCTCGGTCACCGTCTGTCCGTTCACGACCGATCCGACCGACGCGCCGCTGTTCCGCCGGCCGGTCCAGCCGACCGGCGGCAACGGCCTGAGCCAGTCCTCCCGCATCATGGCGGACAAGATCATGACGGTTCCGCGGGCCAAGGTCGGGCATCGGATCGGCGTGCTCGAAGCCGCCCATCTGGCCTGGATCGGCAAGGCCGTCCTCGTGTTTCTCGGTCTGGCCGGAGGCGGCTTTTCCGAAGAAGGGGCGGAATCCGATCCGGCTCTTGCCGGCTGA
- a CDS encoding efflux RND transporter periplasmic adaptor subunit, producing the protein MSAAMAQPPPQQAAPQAAPQAAPQPVNGLLMLLELQRLAWQQATVPELRYHIVNQTRRLIAYRQAAFLTLADRGRPTLEAVSNIAVLEPNAPFAQWLEQAVRAVAAGAGADKVHVVDPAALPAEVRGAWGEWGPAQVLWCPLRKPEPQRETVPGAPAESRDKAAPPLAGLWLGRDEPWTDGEILLLSHLAEGYGHAWWALSGKRAKRRGLRRALLPLLVLLAAAGALAIPVPMSTLAPAEIQTSNPVIVAAPLDGVIERFHVQPNQAVAAGQPLFSFDSTVLRSRFEVARKGLTQAEAELLTASQAAFADPQTKARVAQLRAQVELRRAELALARDLLDRVTVKAERAGIAVFTDVNDWLGKPLSVGERVLTLADPQAPEIDIMVPVGDALVLEPGSPVELFLNVDPLHPLRARLTHASYEAGLSAAGVLSYRVKAALEPGQNPGEAPPRIGLRGTAKILGDRVPLALYLFRRPLALLRQSLGI; encoded by the coding sequence ATGAGCGCCGCGATGGCCCAGCCCCCGCCCCAGCAGGCTGCGCCCCAGGCGGCTCCACAGGCAGCACCGCAGCCGGTCAACGGCCTGCTGATGCTGCTGGAACTGCAGCGGCTGGCGTGGCAGCAGGCGACGGTGCCGGAGCTGCGCTATCACATCGTCAACCAGACCCGCCGGCTGATCGCCTACCGGCAGGCCGCCTTCCTGACCCTGGCGGACCGGGGCCGGCCGACGCTGGAGGCGGTGTCCAACATCGCGGTCCTGGAACCGAACGCCCCCTTCGCCCAATGGCTGGAGCAGGCGGTGCGCGCCGTCGCCGCCGGGGCCGGGGCCGATAAGGTCCATGTCGTCGATCCCGCCGCCCTGCCCGCCGAGGTCCGCGGCGCCTGGGGCGAATGGGGGCCGGCACAGGTCCTGTGGTGCCCGCTGCGCAAGCCGGAACCCCAGCGGGAAACCGTGCCCGGCGCCCCGGCGGAAAGCCGGGACAAGGCCGCCCCGCCGCTGGCCGGCCTGTGGCTGGGCCGCGACGAGCCGTGGACCGACGGCGAAATCCTGCTGCTGAGCCATCTGGCGGAGGGCTACGGCCATGCCTGGTGGGCGCTGTCGGGCAAGCGTGCCAAGCGGCGCGGGCTGCGCCGCGCCCTGCTGCCGCTGCTGGTCCTGCTGGCCGCCGCCGGCGCGCTCGCCATCCCGGTGCCGATGTCGACCCTGGCCCCGGCCGAGATCCAGACCAGCAACCCGGTGATCGTCGCCGCCCCGCTGGACGGCGTGATCGAGCGCTTCCATGTGCAGCCGAACCAGGCGGTGGCGGCCGGACAGCCGCTGTTCAGCTTCGATTCCACCGTGCTGCGCAGCCGCTTCGAGGTGGCGCGCAAGGGGCTGACCCAGGCGGAGGCCGAACTGCTGACCGCCTCGCAGGCCGCCTTCGCCGATCCGCAGACCAAGGCCCGCGTCGCCCAGCTCCGCGCCCAGGTGGAGCTGCGCCGGGCCGAGCTGGCGCTCGCCCGCGACCTGCTGGACCGGGTCACGGTGAAGGCCGAGCGCGCCGGCATCGCCGTCTTCACCGATGTCAACGACTGGCTGGGCAAGCCGCTGTCGGTGGGCGAGCGCGTGCTGACGCTGGCCGACCCGCAGGCGCCGGAGATCGACATCATGGTGCCGGTCGGCGACGCCCTGGTCCTGGAGCCGGGCTCGCCGGTGGAGCTGTTCCTGAACGTCGATCCGCTCCACCCCCTCCGGGCCCGCCTGACCCATGCCAGCTACGAGGCCGGCCTGTCTGCCGCCGGCGTGCTGTCCTACCGCGTCAAGGCGGCGCTGGAACCGGGCCAGAACCCGGGGGAGGCCCCGCCGCGCATCGGCCTGCGTGGCACCGCCAAGATCCTGGGCGACCGCGTGCCGCTGGCGCTCTACCTGTTCCGCCGCCCGCTGGCCCTGCTGCGCCAGTCGCTGGGGATTTGA
- a CDS encoding efflux RND transporter periplasmic adaptor subunit — protein sequence MIHPGAAAKAAALAAAQAAAQAAALVAVLLGGGLASNPAVAQDTSQGQVRALIEARRHAVLSSEIPGRIARMSVDAGQSFKAGDLLVAFDCASYQAELDAARAQLNAADVTARVNRRLNSLRSIGEAEVQLAEAKVQVARADVRKAEVQARRCEIKAPFDGRAVERRIQEHESVAAGAPLLEILSDRDLKVELIVPSSWLVWLKPGQRFDLRVDETGATLPGEVVLPGAKVDPASQSVKVTAKLTGDAPAQGLVAGMSGTAIFPEPALSALPAGNQGTPQGTAKPGTAKP from the coding sequence GTGATCCATCCCGGCGCGGCGGCGAAAGCCGCCGCACTAGCTGCCGCCCAGGCCGCCGCACAGGCAGCCGCACTCGTGGCCGTCCTGCTGGGCGGGGGGCTCGCCTCCAACCCGGCGGTCGCCCAGGACACCTCGCAGGGGCAGGTCCGCGCGCTGATCGAGGCGAGGCGGCATGCGGTCCTGTCCTCCGAGATCCCCGGCCGCATCGCCCGCATGAGCGTCGATGCCGGCCAGAGCTTCAAGGCCGGCGACCTGCTGGTCGCCTTCGACTGCGCCAGCTATCAGGCGGAACTGGACGCCGCCCGCGCCCAACTGAACGCTGCGGACGTGACGGCGCGGGTCAACCGGCGCCTGAACAGCCTGCGCTCCATCGGCGAGGCGGAGGTGCAGCTGGCCGAGGCGAAGGTCCAGGTCGCCCGCGCCGACGTCCGCAAGGCGGAGGTGCAGGCCCGGCGCTGCGAGATCAAGGCACCCTTCGACGGCCGCGCGGTCGAACGCCGGATCCAGGAGCATGAGTCGGTCGCCGCCGGCGCGCCGCTGCTGGAGATCCTGTCCGACCGCGACCTGAAGGTGGAGCTGATCGTCCCCTCCTCCTGGCTGGTGTGGCTGAAGCCGGGGCAGCGCTTCGACCTGCGGGTCGACGAGACCGGGGCCACCCTGCCGGGCGAGGTGGTGCTGCCCGGCGCCAAGGTCGATCCGGCCAGCCAGTCGGTGAAGGTGACCGCGAAGCTGACCGGCGACGCTCCTGCCCAGGGGCTTGTCGCCGGCATGAGCGGCACCGCCATCTTCCCCGAACCGGCGCTGTCGGCGCTGCCGGCCGGGAACCAGGGGACTCCGCAGGGGACTGCCAAGCCCGGAACCGCGAAGCCATGA
- a CDS encoding TolC family protein, which yields MKTSTVRFRRRLLSSVVPVAVLTVSLLAAGCAVKPEPLTAEENLARVRKDLGVVLSPQEPLTKAVSMDEAMARAIKYNLDERVKLMEVAVATDQLDLSRYDMLPRVVAAAGYVGRNNDAGSESLNLATGRRTGESTTATDKHRRTGDLAFTWNVLDFGVSYLRARQNANLVLIADERRRRVVQGIMQDVRTAYWRAVAAERLLKRLEPVEKRVEGARRDARTLEALRVQAPLQALTYTRTLVETLRQLQSLRRELVAAKSQLGALMGLPPGEPFEIELPPASIMKAPPKLDVAVEALETYALLNRPELLEESYNQRISTDETWRSLLKLLPGIDVNAALRYDSNSFLLNQRWADYGARISWNLINLVSAPATKSYADAQEELVAFRRQALSMAVLSQVHVAVLQFRELKQEFALTAEQADLDTRIRSQYTNVGEAGQVGELGVIQSEVTALLSDLRRDLVLADLHNAYARVMVSAGVDPLPETMAADDLPTLTQAVAKGLSSWQERANSVLRVKDLVAKDAAKADKTEPAKAEPVKPEPAKAAVPMAAAPAPVPGPVAAPAPAPTSVAAPVAAAEAPTAVATEPAPASTPFVLASSAAPATTPAAAPVAAPAPVAAPVPAPVPAPAPAPVATASFSPVIQVDLGAYASHRLAEREWGMIAKRLGTGMDGAGALYVTTRRSEDGKPIVQLRAGGFADRAAAERFCHRVKDKQRECTVRTLSAQETQSDSLPMGKVASL from the coding sequence ATGAAGACTTCGACAGTCCGCTTCCGCCGCCGCTTGCTTTCTTCGGTGGTTCCCGTCGCCGTCCTGACGGTATCCCTGCTGGCCGCGGGCTGCGCGGTCAAACCCGAGCCGCTGACGGCCGAGGAGAATCTGGCGCGCGTGCGCAAGGATCTGGGCGTCGTGCTGTCCCCGCAGGAGCCGCTGACCAAGGCAGTCTCGATGGACGAGGCGATGGCGCGCGCCATCAAGTACAACCTCGACGAACGCGTGAAGCTGATGGAGGTGGCGGTCGCCACCGATCAGCTGGACCTGTCGCGCTACGACATGCTGCCGCGCGTCGTGGCCGCCGCCGGCTATGTCGGGCGCAACAACGATGCCGGATCGGAAAGCCTGAACCTCGCCACCGGCAGGCGGACGGGCGAGAGCACCACCGCCACCGACAAGCACCGCCGCACCGGCGACCTCGCCTTCACCTGGAACGTGCTGGATTTCGGCGTCAGCTATCTGCGGGCGCGGCAGAACGCCAATCTGGTGCTGATCGCCGACGAGCGCCGACGCCGCGTCGTCCAGGGCATCATGCAGGACGTGCGCACCGCCTATTGGCGCGCCGTGGCCGCCGAACGGCTGCTGAAGCGGCTGGAGCCGGTGGAGAAGCGGGTGGAGGGCGCGCGCCGCGACGCCCGCACGCTGGAGGCGCTGCGCGTACAGGCCCCGCTGCAGGCGCTGACCTACACCCGCACCCTGGTGGAAACGCTGCGCCAGCTGCAGTCGCTGCGGCGCGAGCTGGTGGCGGCGAAGTCGCAGCTGGGCGCGCTGATGGGGCTGCCGCCGGGCGAGCCGTTCGAGATCGAGCTGCCGCCGGCCAGCATCATGAAGGCGCCGCCCAAGCTGGACGTCGCGGTCGAGGCGCTGGAGACCTACGCCCTGCTGAACCGGCCGGAGCTGCTGGAGGAGAGCTACAACCAGCGCATCTCCACCGACGAGACCTGGCGGTCGCTGCTGAAGCTGCTGCCGGGCATCGACGTCAACGCCGCCCTGCGCTATGACAGCAACAGCTTCCTGCTGAACCAGCGCTGGGCCGATTACGGCGCGCGGATCAGCTGGAACCTGATCAATCTGGTCTCCGCCCCCGCCACCAAGTCCTACGCCGATGCGCAGGAGGAGCTGGTCGCCTTCCGCCGTCAGGCGCTGAGCATGGCGGTGCTGAGCCAGGTGCATGTGGCGGTGCTGCAGTTCCGCGAACTGAAGCAGGAATTCGCTCTGACCGCCGAGCAGGCCGACCTCGACACCCGCATCCGCTCGCAATACACCAACGTCGGCGAGGCCGGCCAGGTGGGCGAGCTGGGCGTGATCCAGTCGGAGGTGACGGCGCTGCTGTCCGACCTGCGCCGCGACCTGGTGCTGGCCGACCTGCACAACGCCTATGCCCGCGTCATGGTGTCGGCCGGCGTCGATCCGCTGCCCGAGACGATGGCCGCCGACGACCTGCCCACCCTGACCCAGGCGGTGGCCAAGGGCCTGTCCTCCTGGCAGGAGCGCGCCAACAGCGTGCTGCGCGTCAAGGATCTGGTGGCGAAGGACGCGGCCAAGGCCGACAAGACGGAACCGGCCAAGGCGGAGCCGGTCAAGCCCGAGCCCGCCAAGGCGGCGGTGCCCATGGCGGCCGCTCCGGCCCCGGTCCCCGGCCCCGTTGCTGCCCCCGCTCCGGCCCCGACCTCCGTTGCTGCCCCTGTTGCAGCTGCGGAAGCGCCGACGGCCGTGGCGACCGAACCGGCTCCGGCCTCCACGCCCTTCGTTCTGGCATCTTCCGCAGCACCCGCCACAACACCCGCCGCGGCTCCGGTTGCGGCTCCGGCTCCGGTTGCGGCCCCCGTTCCGGCTCCGGTTCCGGCCCCTGCCCCCGCTCCGGTTGCGACAGCGTCCTTCTCTCCTGTCATCCAGGTCGATCTTGGGGCTTACGCAAGCCACAGGCTTGCCGAGCGCGAATGGGGTATGATCGCCAAACGTCTGGGAACGGGAATGGACGGGGCCGGCGCCCTGTACGTCACCACCCGGCGCAGCGAGGACGGCAAGCCGATTGTCCAGCTGCGCGCCGGAGGTTTCGCGGACCGCGCCGCGGCCGAGCGGTTCTGTCATCGTGTGAAGGACAAGCAGCGGGAATGCACCGTTCGTACCCTCTCTGCTCAGGAAACCCAGTCCGACAGCCTGCCGATGGGCAAGGTCGCGTCGCTGTGA